GTACCCGGGGCAACGGCTGTTGTTTGAGAGGGATTAACAGGCATTGCTGCCAACACTTTCACACGCTTCGGCTCACCCTTACCTTCTGTATCTGCCAAAAAGGTATAAGCACCCGGATAAGGATGCATACCGCGTATTTGACGCTCAATCAGCTGTGCAGGCTGTGACCAATCGATTTCGCCCTCAGATTTACTCAGCTTTTCTGCATAATTGGCCAGACTATCATCTTGCTTTTCAGCTTGCGCCTGATAACGCGGTAAGTCTTTTAATACAGTAACGATCGCTTCAGCGCCAAGATCAGCCATCTTGTCATGCAAACTGGCAGTGGTCTCATCAGCCGCAATATCATACGCTACCTTATATAGCATATCGCCGGTATCCAAGCCCTTATCCATCTGCATGATAGTAATACCGGTTTGCTCATCGCCAGCCAACAGTGCACGATGAATCGGCGCCGCACCACGCCAACGTGGCAGCAAAGAGGCATGAATATTCAAACAGCCATGGGTTGGCGTATTTAACACGCCCAATGGCAATATCAGACCATAGGCAGCGACGACCATCACATCAGGCTGATAGCCCGCTAATGTTTCACGCGCTGCCTGTCCTTCCTCAACTGACTTTTTGAAGGTCAATGGCTGCTCAACAGGGATATTATGCTCAAGCGCTAGCTGTTTCACAGGAGATGCGGTGAGTTTTTGACCACGCCCTGCCTTACGGTCTGGCTGAGTATATACCGCCACAATGTCTATATTAAGCGCCTGTTGCTGCTCAATTAACGCTTGCAAGCTAATCGCTGCAAATTCAGGGGTTCCTGCAAAAATAACCCGCTGTTTTTGGCTTTGGCTAGGATTGTTATTATCAGTATGTGTCATTGTTCAGTGCCTTTTATGATTGATATTATCTTTAATGCTTATGAAACAGAGGTTGTAAACTTACCCCTACTCTGCTTCGGCACTGTTTAAGCGCTCAAGATAACGAGCAATCAGATCCACTTCGATATTCACCTCACCGCCTACTTTCCAGTGACGACCAATATTGGTCACTTCAGCGGTATGCGGAATAATGTTCAGGCACACAATATTATCTTTCACCAAGTTAGTGGTGAGACTAATACCATCGACAGTGATAGAACCCTTAGTGGCTGCATATTTTTTCAGCGCATCAGGAATGGCTATTTCGATATAAATAGAACGCGCATCTTCACGCATCACTTTAATGACACCCACATCATCCACATGGCCTGACACCATATGTCCACCAAAACGGGTTGTTGGTAGCATTGCTTTTTCTAGGTTAAGCGTATCGCCTGGTTGCCAGTGCTTCATCGTGGTTTTCGCCAAAGTTTCACGTGAAACATCGACTGAGTAGCTATTATCATCCATAGCGACCACGGTTAAGCAAATACCGTTACTGGCGAT
Above is a window of Psychrobacter sp. FDAARGOS_221 DNA encoding:
- the fmt gene encoding methionyl-tRNA formyltransferase — protein: MTHTDNNNPSQSQKQRVIFAGTPEFAAISLQALIEQQQALNIDIVAVYTQPDRKAGRGQKLTASPVKQLALEHNIPVEQPLTFKKSVEEGQAARETLAGYQPDVMVVAAYGLILPLGVLNTPTHGCLNIHASLLPRWRGAAPIHRALLAGDEQTGITIMQMDKGLDTGDMLYKVAYDIAADETTASLHDKMADLGAEAIVTVLKDLPRYQAQAEKQDDSLANYAEKLSKSEGEIDWSQPAQLIERQIRGMHPYPGAYTFLADTEGKGEPKRVKVLAAMPVNPSQTTAVAPGTVISVGKNAILVACGKSETEADAAGTTLRLTKLQFAGSKPVTAEQVCHGSQLDDGDQFVPQSQ
- a CDS encoding riboflavin synthase, with translation MFTGIIESTGTLRATEEVDGDVRLIIESDNLGFDDVKLGDSIASNGICLTVVAMDDNSYSVDVSRETLAKTTMKHWQPGDTLNLEKAMLPTTRFGGHMVSGHVDDVGVIKVMREDARSIYIEIAIPDALKKYAATKGSITVDGISLTTNLVKDNIVCLNIIPHTAEVTNIGRHWKVGGEVNIEVDLIARYLERLNSAEAE